The sequence below is a genomic window from Denitratisoma sp. DHT3.
TGGAACGCATCGCCACCCTGGCGGCGCAACTGGACCTGCCGGTCCACGTCCGCATCAACGAGACCGCCCATGAAGATGCCGAAAGCCAGCGCCGCCACGGGCTGCGCCCGCTGGAACGGCTGCGGCGCCTGGGACTGCTGGGCCCCGGCCTGATCGCCGCCCATGCCGTGCATCTCGACGACCAGGACATCGCGCTGCTGGCCGACCACGGCTGCAGCATCGCCCACTGCCCCACCGCCAACATGAACCTCGCCAGCGGCATCGCGCCGATTGCCGATGCCTCGGCCAGGGGAGTACGGGTAGGCCTGGGCACCGACGCGGCCCCCGCCAACGGACGCAACGACATGTTCCGGGAAATGCGCCATGGCGCCCTGCTGGGGCGGGCCGCCACCGGCGACCCGGAGGCTTTCGACGTTCACACCATGCTGCGCATGGCCACCCTGAACGGCGCGGCCGCCCTCGGTCTGGATGATCGCATCGGCTCGCTGCGCCCCGGCAAGTGCGCCGATCTGTGCGCCGTGCGCCTGGATGACTGGCTGCCGTCGCCCTGCGCCGACCCCGCCGCCCATTTGCTGCATGGCGCCAGCCGGGATCAGGTCAGCCACGTCTGGATCGATGGCGTTGAAAAATTATGTCACAGTCAACTTCATGACATTCGTGCCGGCGAATTGCTTGATATTTGCGCTTTATGGCAGAATAGAGCTATGTAATAAAGAAGTAGAGGCCCAGGGAATGAGGTTGCCGGGCCGCCGGTCGACAACAGAGAGGACCGGGAACAGGATCATCATCAATACCAACAAAGGGGTAACCAAATGAAGAATGCCCAGATATCCGCACTATTGGCCGTCCTGCTCGGCCTCAGCGCTTCCGCCTTTGCCCAGACGCCGGGCGTCGATCTGAAGGGCACCGTCGGCTATGTCATCGACCAGCGCGGCTACGTCGCCAAGAACAGCACCGGCCTGTGCTGGCGCACCGGCTACTGGACGCCGGCCATGGCGATCGAGGAATGCGATCCCGACCTGGTGAAGAAGCCCGAGCCGGTCAAGGTTGCCGCTCCCGCCGTGGTGCCGCCGCCCAAGCCCGCCGCCGAGAAGATCACGCTGGCCGCCGACACCCTGTTCGATTTCGACAAGGCCGATCTGCGTCCCGCCGGCAAGGAAGCGCTGGACGACCTGACCACCAAGATCAAGGACATCAAGCTCGAAGTGATCACCGCCGTCGGCCACGCCGACCGCATCGGCAAGGATGCCTACAACCAGAAACTGTCCGAGCGCCGCGCCGCCTCCGTCAAGTCCTACCTGGTCAGCAAGGGCATCGAGGACAACCGCGTCTTCGCCGAAGGCCGGGGCGAGACCCAGCCCGTGACCGGCGACAAGTGCGGCAAGAGCGTCGTCAAGAGCAAGAAGCTGATCGAGTGCCTGCAACCCGATCGCCGCGTCGCCATCGAAGTGATCGGCACCAAGTAATCCTTTCGCCGATCGGGAAAAGCCCTGCCTGGCAGGGCTTTTTTTTTAGGGAACATCGCCATGAGCACAATCAACGCCGACCCGCAGGAACTCGCCAAGTTCGGCGAACTCGCCCACCGCTGGTGGGACCCCAACTCCGAATTCAAGCCCCTGCACGACATCAACCCCCTGCGCCTGGACTGGATCGACCATGCCGCCGGCCTCGCGGGCAAGCAGGTACTGGACGTGGGCTGCGGCGGCGGCCTGCTTTCCGAGGGCATGGCGGCCCGCGGCGCCCAGGTGACGGGCATCGACCTGTCCGACCAGGCGCTGGGCGTGGCCCGCCTGCACCTGTTCGAGAGCAACCTGCAGGTCGACTACCGGAAGATCGCCGTCGAAGCGCTGGCGGCGGAACGGCCCGCCAGCTACGACGCCGTCACCTGTCTGGAAATGCTGGAGCATGTGCCCGACCCGGCCAGCGTGGTGCGGGCCTGCGCAAAGCTGGTCAAGCCCGGCGGTCCGGTGTTCTTCTCCACCATCAACCGCAACCCCAAGGCCTATGCCTTCGCCGTGCTCGGCGCCGAATACCTGCTGAAACTGTTGCCGCGGGGCACCCACGACTATGCCAAATTCCTGCGGCCGGCCGAACTTTCCGGCTTCTGCCGGGAAGCCGGCCTCAACATCGGCGAAATCATCGGCATGAGCTACAACCCGTTAACCCGGACCTACACGCTGGGCCGGGACACCAGCGTCAATTACCTGATGCGCACGGTGCGCAATGATTAGCGTGAAAACGAATTGAAACGGCAAATTGAACGGTCGAGCATGGCGGCAAGGTTGGTGCCATGAGCATCGAGGTCGTTCTCTTCGACCTCGACGGCACCCTGGTGGATACGGCGCCGGACCTGATCGGCGCCCTCAACCGCCTGCTGACGGAGGAAGGCCGCGCGCCGCTGCCCGCCGCCGCCCTGCGCCGCCATGTCTCCGGCGGCACCCGGGCCCTGATCGGCCAGGGCTTCGGCCTGACGCCGGCAGAGCCGGCCTATGCGGCGCTGGCCGAGCGCTTTCTGGGCTTCTACGAGCGCCACGTCTGCGACGCAAGCCGGCTCTTCCCCGGAATCCCTGAACTCCTGGAAACCCTGGAGCGCGGCGGCACCCGCTGGGGCATCGTCACCAACAAGGGACGGCGCTTCACCGAACCCCTGGTGCGCCGACTGGGCCTCGCCGAGCGCGCCGCCTGCGTGATCTCCGGCGACAGCGCCGCCCGCGCCAAGCCCCACCCCGACCCGCTGCTGCTGGCCTGTGCCCGGGCCGCGGTGGCCCCCGAACGCAGCCTCTACCTGGGCGACGATCTGCGCGACATCCAGGCCGGCCACGCCGCCGGCATGCTCGCGGTGGTGGCCGCCTACGGCTATCTGGGAGATGGCCCCCCGTACGGGGAATGGGGCGGCGACGGAGTGATCCAGCATCCCGCGGAACTGCCGGAATTGCTGGAACGGATCGCGATCCGCAAATAACGACGGGGACCGAAGTCCCCGCCGGCTTTTCTTTGGTAACAAGGCTCAAGCAGCCTCGGCATAGGCCTTAAGCGGCCAGTGCGAAACGCTCATCGTTGGCGTTTGGAGATTTGCTTCATTAACGTCGATCGCCTGACGGGTTGCCTGCTTACCTTCACTCGCCCTGTCGAAGCCATGGCACCCCCACCTAAGAGCACTGCCCGAGCCCTGCGCTTAGGTGGAGGTGAGGGGAATCGAACCCCTGTCCAGAACGCCTCCAGTTCGCCGGAGTTACAACCATGAGACGGATTATGGGGGCACCGGGCGCAAGTTTCAAGAGCGCGTGCAATTCGTGCGCAATCCAGCGGCCGGAATCGGTCCCGGCCGTCAGTTGCGGGCATGGGACAGCTCGAATTCATCGACCCCGTCGAAATGCGTCAATTCCTCGGAAAGCCGGGAGATGGAGGTCACGTTGTTCTTGTCGAGGGCGATGGCGATGTAACGCCACTCCTGGCGGCCATCGGTGAACTGGATGCGGAAGGAACCGGGCGCGATTTCATAGCCCCGCAGCCGCGCCTCGCGTTTCAGCACCTCCTCGTTGGGCGAGAAACCGGGACGAAAGCGCAGCATCATGGCGATCGCCGGCCGCGAAGGCAGCCATTGTTCCAGGCGAGCGGCCCACATCATCAGGGCCGCCGAAAGCAGCGCCAGCAGAATGGCCGCCGCATAGAAACCCAATCCGACCAGGACCCCGATCGCCGAAGCGGCCCAGATCGAAGCGGCGGTGGTCAGGCCGCTGATGTTCAGCCCTTCCTTCATGATGACGCCGGCGCCGAGGAAGCCGATGCCGGTGACGATGCCCTGGATCACCCGGGTCGGGTCCGGCGGCAAATGGCCGAACAGGTTTCCCGCCCCCGCATACCAGTACTCGGGATAACCGGTCACCACGGTAATTGCGCAGGACGCCATGCAGACCAGGCCGTAGGTGCGCATGCCGGCGGCACGGCCATGGTAGGAGCGCTCGTACCCCACCAGAAGGCCCAGCAGCAGGGCGCCAGCCAGGTTGAACAGGATGATCACATTGATGGCCACTTCCTGGGGAGACCAGTAGCGGGCGAGGGATTCCAGTGAAATTGGGCTCATGAAAACCAGAAGAAAATGGATGCGGCACATAGAACGGCGGGCAAAGCCCGCCGCAGCGGGGAATCGCGAAAAGCAGCAAGCGCGGCGCCGACAACGATCAGTCGTCCTCCTCCTTCAATCGGAAGCGGGCGGCCAGCTGCGATTGCAGCTGAGGCGGTACGGTCGCATAACGGGAAAACTCCAGGGTGTAGCTGCCGCGGCCGCCGGTCCTGGACTTGAGTTGCGACGGGTAGTCGTCGAGCTCGGCCAGGGGCGCCTCGCCGGTGATGGAGACCATGTCGCCGCCGCGCCGGTCGGTGCCGGTGATGTGGCCGCGGCGCGAGGACAGGTCGCCGGTGAGATCGCCGATGGCGGATTCGGGGGCGATCACCTCCATGCTGACGATCGGCTCCAGCACGGTGGGGCTGGCGGCGCGGATCGCCGCCACCGCCGCCTTGCGGCCGGCGGTGACGAACGCCACCTCCTTGCCGTCCACCGGATGGGTCTTGCCGTCGAACACCGTCACCCGCACGTCCTCCACCGGATAGCCGGCCACCACGCCGTCGGCCAGCGCCTGGCGCACGCCCTTCTCCACCGCCGGCATGAACACGCCGGGAATCGCGCCGCCCTTCACCGCGTCGACGAACTCGAATCCGGCGCCACGCGCCCGCGGCTCGATGCGCAAGAACACCTCGCCGAACTGGCCGGCGCCGCCGGATTGCTTCTTGTGCCGGTAGTGGCCCTCGGCCCCGCTGCTGATGGTTTCCCGGTAGGGAATGCGGGGCGGCGAAGTATCCACCTCCAGCTTGTACTGTCCGGCCATCTTGGCCAGCTTGGCCTTCAGGTGCATCTCGCCCAGCCCGCGGACCACCGTCTCATTGCTGGCCGGATGGCGCTCGATGACGAAGGTGGGATCCTCCAGCGCCAGCTTGCCCAGCACCTCGAACAGCCGCTGCTCGTCGCCCTTGCGCCGCGTCTCCACCGCCAGCCCCGCCATCGGGCGGGGAAATTCGAGGGGAGCCAGGTGGATGTGGTCCTCGTCGTGCGAATCGTGCAGCACGCAGTCGAATTCCAGCTCATCCACCTTGGCGACGGCGCCGATGTCGCCGGGGACCAGGACCGGCACCTCGTTGTAGGTCTTGCCCTGCAGCCGATACAGATGCGCCACCTTGAAGGCGCGCTTGCCGGAGCCGGCGAAGAGCTGCATGTCCTTGCGCACCGTGCCCTGATGGACGCGGAAGATGCCGACCTTGCCCATGTAGGGATCGGACACCACCTTGAACACGTGGGCCAGCACGTGCCGTGCGGCATCGGGCGCCGCGACGAAAGGTTGCCGCGCCGATGCCGCCTCGCCCTTGTAGAACAGCGGCGGATTGCCCTCGGCCGGATTGGGCGCCAGCGTCGCCAGCACGTGCAGCAGTTCGCGGACGCCGGCGCCGGTCTTGGCGGAGACGAACAGGATCGGAATCAGATGCCCCGTCCGCAGCGCCTTCTCGAACGGCGCGTGCAGCGCCGCCGGCGCGGGGTCGGCGCCGTCCTCCAGATAGCGGGCGAGCAGTTCCTCGTCCTCCTCCACCAGCTGGTCGATCAGGGCGCGATGGGCGGCGGCCACCGACTCGAAATCCGAGTCCCCGGCCTCGTGCTCCAGCACCTCCACCACGCCGCTGGCGTGCCGCGCCGGCAGGTCCAGGAGCAGGCACCCGCGGCCGAAACGATTGCGGACGTCCGCCACCAGGCCCGGCAGATCGACGTTCTCGGCATCGATCTTGTTGATCACGATCATGCGGCACAGGCCGCGCTCGCCGGCCCAGCGCATCATGCGCTCGGTCATCAGTTCGACGCCGGTCTGGGCGTTGATCACCACCAGCGCCGTATCCACCGCCGCCAACGCCGGCAGCGCCTGACCGGCGAAGTCGGGATACCCCGGTGTGTCGATCAGATGGATTCGGCGCGAATCCCAATCGAAGCCGACGACGGCGGACTGCAGGGAATGCCCGGCCTCCTTCTCCTCGGGGTCGAAATCGCAGACGCTGCTGCCCTTGGCCACCGCGCCGCAACCGGTGACGGCTCCGGCACTGTAGAGCAGCATCTCGGCCAGACTGGTCTTGCCCGCCCCGCCGTGCCCCACCAGGGCAACGGTGCGGATCGATTCGGTTGACTGCAGCGCCATCTCGTTCCCCTTAACGTGAAATACACCATTGAAACGGCAAGTCAAACATACGAGCGCAGCGAGCCGATATCGTCATCTCCCCCGGAGCGGGGGACGTAGGCGGAGTTTCGCGGCGCATGCGCCGGTCACGTTATCGAGCCCGGCTCATTCTACGCCGGCCGCGGCCAATGGTTCCGCCTTCGTTCCGCCTTCGTTCCGCATCCAGTGCGGCGGTGCGGATGCTTCCCGCGATCCGCCCGCCATATAATCACGCCATGACGTCATGCCTCCATCCTCCGCCCGGCACGCTGCCGGCGCTCGTCCCCGGAGCGGCCTTGTCCCCGTCCGTTCGGAGAAACCCATGAATCAGCACACCATCGAAATTCTCAAATCCGGGGCGCCTCGCCCCTGTCCGGCCTCCGACGCCGACGCCATCGTCGGCGGCCGCGTCGAACTGCAACTCCTGACCACCCTCAAGTGCAACCTCAAATGCACCTACTGCTCGCTGGGTGTCGGCGACGTGCTCGGCTCCCAGACTCAGGTGGCCTACGACATCGACCATCTCGCCGCCTTCGTGGACAAGCACCTCAAGGAAAAGGAGGTCTACGTCACCTTCTACGGCGGCGAGCCGCTGCTCAACACCAACATGATGCAGGAGGTGATGCAGCGCTTCCCGCTGTTCCGCTACCAGCTCCAGACCAACGGCACCCTGCTCGACAACCTGCCGGACTGGGTGCTGCACAAGCTGTCCAACATCCTCGTCTCCATCGACGGCGGCGAGGAGACCACCGACGGCTACCGGGGCCGGGGCATCTGGCGCCAGGTGATCAAGAACGTCGGCCACGTGCGCGACCGGGTCGGCGGCACCATCACCGCCCGCGTCACCTGGGGGCGGCCGGACACCACGTTCGAGGAACTGGACGACCTGGCCGAATCCTTCGACTACCTGTACTGGCAGTTCGTCGCCGACGAGCATTACTTCGACGATTCCGTGGCCAAGCGCCAGGCGGTGCTGGTGCAGCTGATCGACAAGTTCTTCCGCCGCACCGACAAGCTCTACCCGCTGATCCCGCTGATGGGCATGGTGCGCAACAAGCTGTTCCCCTCCCGTGCCAAGGAACTCTACGCCGGCCTGACCCAGTGCCGGGTCTCCACCCACATCATCAACGTGATGCCCGACGGCAAGATCTTCCCTTGCCCCGACATGATGTACGTGCCGGAGATGCAGCAGGGCGACGTGATCGGCAACTGGCTCCGGCGCAGCCCCCTGCAACCCCATCCGGACATGCCCTGCGAGGACTGCGAAGCCTTTTCCTGGTGCCGCCGCAACTGCATGAAGAACCTCTATCTGGGCTATGTGAAGAACGACCTGCGCTACCGCAACAACGTGGTGGAGCCGATCTGCGAGCTGATCCGTTTCATGGGCCGGGAGATCGACCGCCACGATCCGGCCGCCTGGTTCGCCCAGGCCAGCCTGCCGGTGCGCCAGCAGGTCACCGGCGCCGAAGTCTACGAGTACTGCGAGATCATGCCCTGAACCTGGCTCGCCACGCTCGCGTGTTTGTCTTGCCGTTTCAATTTGCTGTTCCACACCAACCCCAGTCAGGAGCAGATCATGCAGACCGCACAACCGGACAACGACTATCTCGCCCGCCCCGACAACACCCGCCTGCGCCATATTCCGGGTGACTACGGGCTGCCCTTCCTGGGCTGCATGATCCCGCTCATCAACAACCCCTCGGCCCTGATCCGCCGCTACTACGAGCGCTACGGGCCGGTCTGCCGCACCCAGGCCACCGGCCAGAAAATAGTCTGGGCGCTGGGGCCGGACTACAACCGCGACATCACCGTCGACCCGGAGCAGATCTACTCGGCCCGCATGGGCTACGACGGCATGCTGCGCGACTTTTTCGCCGGCGGGCTGCTGATGAAGGATTTCGGCGAGCATCACTTCCATCGCCGCATCATGCAGACCGCCTTCAAGATCGACTCGCTGAAACAGCATCTGCTGCAGATCAACGAGCGCGTCGCCCACGACCTGCCGGACTGGAGCACCCGCCCGGACTTCCATTTCTACCCGGCGATCAAGGCCCTGCTGCTGGACATCGGCGCCCGCGTCTTCGTCGGCCTGGAGATGGGCGGCGAGGCCCAGCGCCTGAACCAGGCCTTCCTCGACATGATGGAGGGCGTGCTCTCCATCGTCCGCCGCGACTGGCCGGGCCTGCTCTACCATCGCGCGATGAACGGCCGCCGCGAACTGGAGCGTTTCTTCCTCGAACTGATGCCGGCCAAGCGGGTCTCCGACGGCAACGACATGATGGGCCACTTCGCCCGCGCGCTCGACGAGACCGGCCAGCCCTACCCGGACCAGGTGGTGCGCGACCATATCCTGTTCCTGCTGCTGGCGGCCCACGACACCACCACCAGCGCCCTGACCATGGCGGCCTACTACCTGGCGCGGCATCCGGAATGGCAGGAGCGGCTGCGCGCCGAAGCCCTCGGTACGAATCTCGCGGCGCCCGACTACGAGACCATCAAGAGCGGCCTGCCGCTCACCGAGCAGACCTTCCACGAAATCCTGCGCCTGCATCCCCCCGTGCCCCAGTTGATGCGGCGCACGGTGCGCGACACGGAACTGGGCGGCTACGAGATTCCGGCCGACACCCTGGTGGCGATCTCTCCCGCCTTCAGCCACCGGATGGCGGAATACTGGCGCGACGCGGACCGGTTCGATCCCGACCGCTTCGGCCCCGAACGTCAGGAACACAAGGCCCACCCCTATCTCTGGGTGCCTTTCGGCGGCGGCGCCCACAAGTGCATCGGCATGCACTTCGCCGACCTCCTGTTCAAGTGCGTGCTGCACGACATGCTGCGCCGCTACCGCTGGTCGCTGCCCGCGGGCTATCCGGCCAGTCCGGCGATCATGCACTTCCCCTTTTCCAAGCTGAAGGACGACCTGCCCCTGCGCCTGACGCCCCTGAGTTGAAAGCAACCAAGAAACACAATGCCTGATTCCATTACCGGCCCCGAACTGCTGGCGCCCGCCGGCTCGCTGGCCATGCTAGACACCGCCCTGGCCTTCGGCGCCGGCGCGATCTACGCCGGCCAGCCGCGCTACAGCCTGCGCGCCCGCAACAACGACTTCGGCAAGCTCGACGCCCTGGCCCAAGGCATCGAACGCACCCACGCCCTGGGCCGCAAGCTCTACGTCGTCAGCAACATCTATCCGCACAACGCCAAGCTCAAGACCTACCTGGCCGACATGGCGCCGGTGATCGCCCTCAAGCCCGACGCGCTGATCATGGCCGACCCCGGCCTGATGCTGATGATCCGCGAAGCCTGGCCCGAGATGCCGATCCATCTCTCGGTCCAGGCCAACACCGTCAACCACGCGGCGGTGCGCTTCTGGCGCCAGGCCGGCGTCTCGCGGGTGATCCTGTCGCGTGAACTGTCCCTCGACGAGATCGCCGAGATCCGCCAGGAATGCCCCGACACCGAACTGGAAGTCTTCGTCCACGGCGCCCTGTGCGTGGCCTACTCGGGGCGCTGCCTGCTCTCCGGCTACTTCAACCACCGCGATCCGAACCAGGGAACCTGTACCAATTCCTGTCGCTGGGATTACAAATTGAACCCGGCCAGCGTCGAAGACAGCGGCGATGTCCAGTCCTGCGGCGGCACTGCGCTGGGCAACGCGCCCCAGGACAAGGTCTGGCTTCTGGAGGAGGGTACCCGCCCCGGCCAGCTGATGCCGATCGAGGAGGACGAGCACGGCACCTACATCCTCAATTCCAAGGACCTGCGGGCGATCGAGCATGTGCAGCGGCTGGTGGAGATCGGCGTCGATTCGCTGAAGATCGAGGGCCGCACCAAATCGCCCTACTACGTGGCACGCACCTGCCAAGCCTACCGCCGGGCGATCGACGCCGCCGTCGCCGGCCGGCCCCTGGATCCGCGCCTGCTGGGGGAATTGGACGGCCTGGCCAGCCGGGGCTACACCGGCGGCTTCTACGAGCGGCATCCGGACCGGGAGCACCAGAACTATCTGCGCGGCCATTCCGAATCCGGGCGCAGCCTGTACGTCGGCGACCTGCTGGGCTACGGTGCCGACGGCCTGGCCGAGATCGAGGTCAAGAACCGCTTCGCCCGCGGCGACCGGCTGGAACTGATCCATCCCGCCGGCAACCGGGAAGTGACGGTCTCCGCGCTCCACAACGCGGAAGGCGCGGCCATCGAGGTGGCGCCGGGCAGCGGCCATCGCGTGCACCTGGCGCTGCCGCCGGGGCTGGAGGGCGCCTTCGTCGCCCGCTTCCTGGAACCGGACCGTGGATGACGCGGTGCGGGCCGCGCTCGCCCGCTGGCCCAATGTTCCCGATGTCTACGGCTGGCTGTCGCTGGACCGGCGCGGCCGCTGGCGCATCAAGGGCGAAGTGGTGAGCAACGCGGCGCTGGCGGCGTTCATCGGCCGCAACTACGACGTGGACGCGCGCGGTTGCTGGTATTTTCAGAACGGTCCGCAACGGGTCTTCGTCGCCCTGGAATACACGCCCTGGATTCTGCGTCTCGCCGCGCCCGGCCGGCTCGAAACCCATACCGGCCTGCCCGTGGAGCATCCGCGCCGCGCCTGGCTGGATGAAGAGGGCAACCTGCTGATCGACATCGGCAATGACCTGGGACCAGGCGGCATGGGTCTGGTCTGCGACCGCGACCTGGCGGCGTTGATCGAGGGCCTGACGCTCGCCGACGGCAGCGCGGCGGACACCGAAACGCTGGAACGCATTCTGGCGCAAGGAAGTATTCCACCCGGCGTCGAACTGCGCCTGCAAGGCTTCGGCGCTCCGCTGCCGGTGACGTTCGCCAGCACGGCGGAGATTCAGCGGCTGAGCGGCCATGAACCTTAAAACGGCTCTTCGGAGCTAGCGTGAGAAACAAGCTTTTCCGCCGGGCAATAATCCCAAGGAAAAGCGGCACGCGGCGCCAGTCGCAACCTATCAATGCCGCTACAGCGTTCGCCGTGATATCGAGTGCAGCGAGCCGTATGCCTGTACGGTTCCAAGGTCGGTGTATCCTCTGAGCGTCCCAGGAAAGGAGGATGACATGAGAACTGTAGGTCAGCGCAAAGAGCGCCCCATTAGCCTTCTTGCGTCTGGCACCCTCCTGGCCGAGGGCGCTCGATTCAACGATGAGATGCATCGGTTGCCTACGGGCGACACGACATTCATTCCCAAAGGCGTGTATCGCTTCAAGACACACGAAGACGCCTACCGGCATCAGCTTGACTGTGTGGCCAAGGGAATGGCAAAAGTTGCATTGGAGCGAGTACATGGACGAAACGGATGAATATTGTCGTCCGGCGTCCTTGGAAGACCTGAAGGCGCTGATTGAGTCATTGAATCGACAGCAAGTCGATTACCTGCTCATTGGTGGGTATGCCTTGTTTGTGCATGGCTACCATCGGGCCACGACGGACATTGACGTACTGGTTCCGGCAACAGTGGAATCGGGGGTCAGAGTCAAGGCGGCGTTGATGGTGTTACCTGATCAGGCCGCAAAGGACTTGGAGCCGGAGTGGTTCACGGAAGGTGAAAACATTCGGATTGCCGATGCCTTCCTGGTCGATGTCATGCTGAATGCGTGCGGCGAAACGTACGACACGCTCAAGCAATATGCCGTGACCGTAGACCTGGAGGGCACTCCCGTTCGAACGGTAAGCCTTGAAGGGCTTTTGCGGACAAAGCAAACCATGCGCGACAAGGATGTGGCAGACAGGCACATTCTGGAGCGAGCACTGAAACTGTTCAAAGAACGATCCAAGGAATAGGCCGTGACCTCAAAGAGCCTCCGCACCGCGGAGGCTCTTTTCCATTGTGGGCGTGGAACCATGCTTCTTGCGTTCTGTGTCCTCTGTGGCTTGCAGTACGGTTTTCACTCGCGCCGGCCGAATTCCCGGATTACGACCCCCGACCCTGACCGGCGCCGGCGAAACTCACCCGTACCGCCAGCCCCCGCCCGGCGGGGCCGTCGGCCAGCGCCAGCCGTGCGCCGTGCAGTTCGGCGATGCGGGCGACGATGGACAGGCCCAGGCCGGAGCCGCTTTCGCCGCTGCCGGCGATGCGATAAAAACGGTCCAGCACCTGCGCCCGCTCTTCGGCCGGGATGCCGGGCCCCTGATCGACGACGGCGAGCGCCGCGACGCCATCGGCGCCGCGCTCCAGCACGACCCGCACCTGACTGCCCGGCGGGCTGTAGCGCACCGCGTTGTCGAGCAGATTGCGCAGCAGCACGGACAACAGGACCGGCTGCCCGAGGATCGGCAGCGGCGGCCCCTCCTCCAGGACCAACTCGATGCCCCTCGCCAGCGCCTGGGGCGCGCTGCGCGCCACCGCCTCGGCCGCGCAGGCGCGCAGCTCGCAGTCGATCAGGCCGGCGCCGCGGCTGCCGCTGTCGAGCCGGGCCAGGGTCAGCAACTGCTCGACCAGGTGGGTGGCCCGATCCGTCGCGGCGACCACATTGGCCAGCGCCCGCCGCCGCTCGTCCTCGTCCCGGCTGGCCTGCGCCACCTGGGCATGGGTGCGCATCGCCGCCAGCGGCGTGCGCAGTTCGTGGGCGGCATCGGCGGTGAAGCGGCGCTCCTGCTCCATGGAGCGGGCGATGCGTCCCAGCAGGCCGTTGAGCCGTTCCAGGATCGGCCGCAGCTCGCCCGGCGTCCCGGCCAGGGGGATCGCGTCGAGCCGGTCGGGGGAACGCTGGCCGATCGAATCCGCCAGCCGCGACAGCGGCGCCAGGCTGCTGCGGATCAGCAGAGTCAACGCCAGGACCAGGAGCGGCAGGGCCAGGGCCAGCGGCTTCAACAACTGGCGCGCCAGTTCGCTGGCCACCGCATGGCGCGCATCATGCGCCTCGCCCACCTGGATCAGTTGCCGCGGCGCCACCCCGCGCAGGCTGTACACCCGCCACGCGGCGCCCCCGATCCGCGCGTCGGAAAACCCCTCGGCCACCGGCGACAGCGGCGCATCGGGCGCCGCCCTGGAGTGGACCCGCAAATGCCCATCCTCCCAGACCTGGAACGCCACCTTGCGCGCATAGTGATGGGTGGGCAGATGCTCCACCCCCGCCGCCCCGC
It includes:
- a CDS encoding OmpA family protein, which translates into the protein MKNAQISALLAVLLGLSASAFAQTPGVDLKGTVGYVIDQRGYVAKNSTGLCWRTGYWTPAMAIEECDPDLVKKPEPVKVAAPAVVPPPKPAAEKITLAADTLFDFDKADLRPAGKEALDDLTTKIKDIKLEVITAVGHADRIGKDAYNQKLSERRAASVKSYLVSKGIEDNRVFAEGRGETQPVTGDKCGKSVVKSKKLIECLQPDRRVAIEVIGTK
- the ubiG gene encoding bifunctional 2-polyprenyl-6-hydroxyphenol methylase/3-demethylubiquinol 3-O-methyltransferase UbiG, with product MSTINADPQELAKFGELAHRWWDPNSEFKPLHDINPLRLDWIDHAAGLAGKQVLDVGCGGGLLSEGMAARGAQVTGIDLSDQALGVARLHLFESNLQVDYRKIAVEALAAERPASYDAVTCLEMLEHVPDPASVVRACAKLVKPGGPVFFSTINRNPKAYAFAVLGAEYLLKLLPRGTHDYAKFLRPAELSGFCREAGLNIGEIIGMSYNPLTRTYTLGRDTSVNYLMRTVRND
- a CDS encoding amidohydrolase family protein codes for the protein MTASTPQHPAGHVIDLLIDARWIIPVEPFRALLENHSVAICDGRILDLLPSAQADTAYRARQRVVLDQHVLIPGLVNLHSQCATRLLPGNHGDGGRVWPTRSRPLNADLVRDGTLLGAAEMLRGGVTCLNDVHAFPAAAAQAVLRLGMRATLGLLVLESPCAYASDAADYLAKGLAARDQLAGTERLQFSLAPYAPYAVSDRTLERIATLAAQLDLPVHVRINETAHEDAESQRRHGLRPLERLRRLGLLGPGLIAAHAVHLDDQDIALLADHGCSIAHCPTANMNLASGIAPIADASARGVRVGLGTDAAPANGRNDMFREMRHGALLGRAATGDPEAFDVHTMLRMATLNGAAALGLDDRIGSLRPGKCADLCAVRLDDWLPSPCADPAAHLLHGASRDQVSHVWIDGVEKLCHSQLHDIRAGELLDICALWQNRAM
- a CDS encoding MgtC/SapB family protein — encoded protein: MSPISLESLARYWSPQEVAINVIILFNLAGALLLGLLVGYERSYHGRAAGMRTYGLVCMASCAITVVTGYPEYWYAGAGNLFGHLPPDPTRVIQGIVTGIGFLGAGVIMKEGLNISGLTTAASIWAASAIGVLVGLGFYAAAILLALLSAALMMWAARLEQWLPSRPAIAMMLRFRPGFSPNEEVLKREARLRGYEIAPGSFRIQFTDGRQEWRYIAIALDKNNVTSISRLSEELTHFDGVDEFELSHARN
- the gph gene encoding phosphoglycolate phosphatase (PGP is an essential enzyme in the glycolate salvage pathway in higher organisms (photorespiration in plants). Phosphoglycolate results from the oxidase activity of RubisCO in the Calvin cycle when concentrations of carbon dioxide are low relative to oxygen. This enzyme is a member of the Haloacid Dehalogenase (HAD) superfamily of aspartate-nucleophile hydrolase enzymes (PF00702).), translated to MSIEVVLFDLDGTLVDTAPDLIGALNRLLTEEGRAPLPAAALRRHVSGGTRALIGQGFGLTPAEPAYAALAERFLGFYERHVCDASRLFPGIPELLETLERGGTRWGIVTNKGRRFTEPLVRRLGLAERAACVISGDSAARAKPHPDPLLLACARAAVAPERSLYLGDDLRDIQAGHAAGMLAVVAAYGYLGDGPPYGEWGGDGVIQHPAELPELLERIAIRK